The following are from one region of the Amia ocellicauda isolate fAmiCal2 chromosome 1, fAmiCal2.hap1, whole genome shotgun sequence genome:
- the faxcb gene encoding failed axon connections homolog gives MYWGVGFASSRSCVVDLSRNQSFSFGLCGSDDHYSFYGYIVTFPLQDYSGIMSGLGSDSWWKKTLYLTGGALLAAAAYLLHELLAIRKEQEVDSKDAIILHQFSRPKNGVPSLSPFCLKMETYLRMVDLPYQNYFDGKLSPQGKMPWIEYNHEKVSGTEFIIDFLEDKLGVNLNKNLNPHEKGVSRAVTKMVEEHFYWTIAYCQWVDNLQETQKMLSVTGPLSDLLKWILSHLTRGIVKREMYGHGIGRFSKEEIYALMEKDMRTLATILGDKKYIMGPKLSSVDATVFGHLAQAMWTLPGTRPEQLIKGELINLAMYCERIRRKFWPEWCDDFDFMYDETSEESLTPTQLHEYGLYSRTETFEEEVTENSFSCSHTPDTDYTGHSLFDSDVEMEEFTDQEQFKC, from the exons ATGTACTGGGGTGTTGGTTTCGCCTCGTCCCGGTCTTGTGTGGTTGATCTGAGCAGGAATCAAAGCTTCTCCTTCGGACTGTGTGGCTCCGATGATCACTACTCGTTTTATGGGTACATCGTCACTTTCCCTCTGCAGGACTACAGCGGGATCATGTCGGGGCTGGGGTCAGATTCCTGGTGGAAGAAAACCCTGTATTTGACCGGGGGAGCCCTGCTCGCCGCTGCTGCCTACCTTCTCCATGAGCTGCTGGCAATCAG AAAGGAACAAGAAGTTGATTCAAAAGATGCAATTATTCTTCATCAATTCTCAAGGCCAAAGAATGGAGTTCCTAGTTTGTCACCATTTTGCTTAAAGATGGAAACATACCTTAGAATGGTGGATTTACCCTATCAG AATTATTTTGATGGAAAACTTTCTCCCCAAGGAAAGATGCCTTGGATTGAATACAACCACGAGAAAGTCTCAGGCACTGAGTTCATCATAGATTTCTTAGAGGATAAACTGGGAGTAAATTTAAATAAGAACTTGAACCCTCATGAAAAGGGAGTATCTAGAGCTGTGACTAAAATGGTTGAAGAGCACTTTTATTG GACCATTGCTTATTGTCAGTGGGTGGACAATCTGCAGGAGACCCAGAAGATGCTGTCTGTCACCGGGCCTCTCAGCGACCTCCTCAAGTGGATCCTCAGCCACCTGACCCGAGGCATCGTCAAGAGAGAGATGTACGGCCACGGCATCGGCCGCTTCTCCAAGGAGGAGATCTATGCGCTCATGGAGAAGGACATGCGAACACTAGCAACTATTTTAG GtgataagaaatatataatggGACCAAAACTTTCATCAGTAGATGCTACAGTGTTTGGACATCTAGCTCAAGCAATGTGGACACTACCTGGAACAAGGCCTGAGCAACTGATTAAGG GTGAGTTAATAAACCTAGCCATGTACTGTGAGAGAATAAGAAGAAAGTTCTGGCCTGAGTGGTGTGACGATTTTGACTTCATGTACGACGAGACCAGTGAGGAAAGCCTGACGCCGACGCAGCTCCACGAGTACGGCTTGTATTCACGGACTGAAACGTTCGAAGAGGAAGTGACAGAAAACAGCTTCTCCTGCTCCCACACGCCAGACACGGACTACACCGGCCACTCGCTCTTTGACTCTGACGTAGAAATGGAAGAGTTCACAGATCAGGAGCAGTTCAAATGTTAG